The following coding sequences lie in one Maylandia zebra isolate NMK-2024a linkage group LG14, Mzebra_GT3a, whole genome shotgun sequence genomic window:
- the pou2af1 gene encoding POU domain class 2-associating factor 1: protein MHWEKSQPSAVGRSRPYQGVRVRDPVKELLRRKRSLELHSTKTLPPTGDMVSHNNQLSFTQGIFGCDVASGSPAEAPTTAADGGLQCAGWKATSPGLQAAAMSWSTPDYNQQDPSAQTLTYPATPTLTMQTLCPSYTMLTYTHTPLLTNFGTIPVAPAPASLPQVELQDSGLTYLPWAQPLTTISTMPNHGVQFAPGSGALPGSPLVHMPLSMSLTAMIPQLEPQGMDPQPEILEIPEHSEQQAQGQSLNEDPEVEAESPNLLDKLLEDHKEHGEEEDKDSYRSSLFIPNV, encoded by the exons CACAGCCATCAGCCGTGGGCAGGTCCAGGCCATACCAAGGTGTGCGAGTCAGGGATCCTGTCAAAGAGCtgctgaggaggaagaggagcctGGAACTTCACAGCACCAAGACACTGCCTCCTACTGGG GACATGGTCTCACACAACAACCAGCTGTCATTTACACAAG GTATCTTTGGCTGTGATGTTGCCAGCGGATCCCCAGCCGAAGCGCCGACCACAGCTGCTGATGGAGGGCTGCAGTGTGCGGGGTGGAAAGCGACCAGTCCTGGGCTGCAGGCCGCCGCCATGTCCTGGTCGACGCCTGACTACAACCAGCAGGACCCCTCAGCTCAGACTCTGACCTACCCAGCCACTCCGACACTTACTATGCAAACTCTGTGTCCCAGCTACACCATGctgacctacacacacacaccactgctGACAAACTTTGGG ACCATACCAGTGGCACCAGCCCCAGCCTCCCTGCCTCAAGTGGAGCTCCAAGACTCAGGGTTGACCTATCTTCCTTGGGCCCAGCCACTCACCACTATATCGACCATGCCTAATCACGGGGTGCAGTTTGCCCCGGGTTCTGGAGCGCTGCCTGGGTCGCCTCTGGTACACATGCCGCTGTCCATGTCGTTGACCGCCATGATCCCACAGCTGGAGCCCCAGGGTATGGACCCTCAGCCCGAGATCCTGGAGATCCCCGAGCATTCAGAGCAGCAAGCTCAAGGTCAGTCTCTGAACGAAGACCCGGAGGTTGAGGCGGAATCACCAAACCTACTGGACAAACTTCTCGAGGATCACAAAGAACATGGTGAGGAGGAGGACAAAGACTCGTACAGAAGCTCCCTCTTCATACCCAATGTctga